The Dermacentor albipictus isolate Rhodes 1998 colony chromosome 2, USDA_Dalb.pri_finalv2, whole genome shotgun sequence genome has a segment encoding these proteins:
- the LOC135908921 gene encoding uncharacterized protein, protein MPPVYSKPAFNEAYYAGLIGSARERYQEKVKLCDDVDPYTLRPGADTTMDVNAFPEVSHGDIVNYLVFSSNFTTLEEMKAYKSLESHNYFTSGWVKTLSAKRLQGEKVLLLGEVNHSQRLGERPLKVWILCKDGGAVLTAHCTCMAGVGEACSHVGACLFAVDTGVRMRNSVSCTQKDNIWLPTYVEKAQFKRLKEINFASAKGKKRQLDDRIEGTPTTKKATAPRIDVPPVSLAEMEDLHSICKRTGVVPAFFSMLSHHSAAFKEPVPKQQVHLRDLYTDDALPDGLDTLIDKANKFMSTFHVTDEAVKFIEAKTKNQSNSPDWHLYRAGRVTASVMKTVCRTAIDNPSLSLLKSICYPEKSMLKTPAMAWGLEHERDALRTYEDHQKKKHKDFKCFRSGLHLSESYPFAGATPDALISCSCCGRGVAEVKCPYLLRDASSFTEARSCLMDINGVLQLPKQHEYFYQVQAQMTICKVSYCDFIVWAPDLFHVHRIRRDKEFCDLMFANAKEFFIRAILPELFSKFFTRKQGAPQKELPPAEVYCFCQGPETGKMIACDNPSCTFKWFHFSCVGITRAPKAKKWHCPLCKQNKEN, encoded by the exons ATGCCGCCCGTTTACAGTAAACCTGCGTTTAACGAGGCATATTACGCCGGACTGATCGGTTCGGCGCGTGAGCGATACCAAGAAAAAGTGAAACTGTGCGACGATGTGGACCCCTACACTTTGCGGCCGGGTGCTGATACGACGATGGACGTCAACGCTTTCCCCGAGGTCTCGCACGGAGATATTGTCAACTACCTGGTTTTCTCTTCAAATTTCACGACTCTGGAGGAAATGAAGGCTTACAAATCGCTTGAATCCCACAACTATTTCACAAGCGGTTGGGTGAAAACTCTGTCGGCGAAGCGGCTGCAAGGCGAAAAAGTGCTCCTACTAGGAGAG GTGAACCACTCGCAACGACTGGGCGAACGTCCACTGAAAGTATGGATCCTTTGCAAAGACGGTGGTGCCGTGCTGACTGCGCACTGCACCTGTATGGCTGGTGTGGGAGAAGCCTGCTCCCATGTCGGTGCCTGTTTGTTTGCTGTCGACACAGGTGTAAGGATGAGGAACTCTGTTAGCTGCACTCAAAAAGACAACATTTGGCTCCCTACCTATGTGGAAAAGGCTCAATTCAAAAGATTGAAAGAAATCAATTTTGCATCTGCCAAAGGGAAAAAACGACAGCTTGATGATAGGATTGAGGGCACTCCTACAACCAAGAAAGCGACAGCACCCAGAATTGATGTGCCACCAGTTTCACTAGCAGAGATGGAAGACCTGCACAGTATATGCAAGAGAACTGGTGTTGTTCCAGCATTTTTTTCCATGCTGTCTCACCATTCTGCTGCCTTCAAGGAACCAGTGCCCAAACAGCAAGTACACCTTCGAGATTTGTACACAGATGATGCTTTGCCAGATGGACTAGACACTCTCATTGACAAGGCCAACAAATTTATGAGCACATTTCACGTCACTGATGAAGCAGTGAAGTTCAttgaagcaaaaacaaaaaaccaGAGCAATTCACCAGACTGGCACCTTTACCGAGCGGGTAGAGTGACAGCCTCTGTTATGAAAACAGTCTGCCGAACAGCCATAGATAATCCTAGCCTATCATTACTGAAATCAATATGTTACCCAGAAAAATCTATGCTAAAGACTCCTGCCATGGCATGGGGTTTAGAACATGAACGAGATGCGCTGAGGACATATGAAGATCATCAGAAGAAGAAGCACAAAGATTTCAAGTGCTTCAGGTCTGGACTTCACTTAAGTGAATCATATCCATTTGCCGGAGCAACACCAGACGCTCTGATTTCATGCTCGTGCTGTGGGAGAGGTGTAGCCGAAGTGAAATGCCCCTATTTGCTGCGTGATGCCTCCTCATTCACCGAGGCTAGGTCGTGTTTGATGGACATCAATGGAGTTCTGCAGCTTCCTAAGCAGCATGAGTATTTTTACCAAGTGCAAGCCCAGATGACAATATGTAAAGTTAGCTATTgtgatttcattgtttgggctcCAGACCTTTTTCATGTGCACAGAATTAGAAGAGACAAAGAGTTCTGCGACCTGATGTTTGCAAATGCAAAGGAATTTTTCATCAGAGCAATTCTtcccgagctcttcagcaagttCTTCACGCGAAAGCAGGGAGCCCCACAAAAGGAACTGCCACCAGCAGAAGTTTACTGCTTCTGTCAAGGACCAGAGACGGGGAAAATGATTGCATGCGACAACCCGTCATGCACATTTAAATGGTTTCATTTCTCATGTGTGGGGATCACACGGGCACCAAAGGCAAAGAAGTGGCATTGTCCACTATgcaagcaaaataaagaaaactag
- the LOC135908922 gene encoding uncharacterized protein translates to MAICAVVGCANRSESSSRKEYSNTNLFRLPKVVERQGERTKTLSSKRRSLWLARIKRADLKGDLPNIRVCGAHFVTGRPAKLWEEASPDWAPTLLLGYRAKHEGSARYERAARRRFKLATTEVDAETAAGTSGLAATPPENLRGGDDDDGDAHADDSPSLPRAECEGQAAENESGVAVQAEMTMADIAALEQQCNELNDHLYALRAHIDQLEWTEAAFRKNKAKVLYYTGMANFDILNGLFKLVECYVQHGVNNSLSKFQEFVLFLMKLKLNLQNADLGFRFKVSEATVSRIFRKWLYVADCRLKPYISWPDRVTLQQTMPQSFFDSFGGNVATVIDCFEIKIERPSSYEARSETWSQYKQSNTAKFLIGIAPQGVVTFISEGWGGRCSDKHITEHCGILDNLRPDDVVLADRGFNISESVGFYCARLHVPAYTKGKKQLSAEEVQSTRKLANVRIHVERVIGLIRNKFTILKYTLPIEYVTRREGDHAPPLDKIVTVCCALSNLCPSIVAELKEASGEVALHTSQPY, encoded by the exons ATGGCTATTTGCGCAGTTGTAGGGTGTGCTAATCGCAGCGAAAGCAGCTCGAGAAAGGAGTATTCAAACACAAACCTTTTTCGCCTTCCGAAAGTTGTAGAACGGCAAGGTGAACGAACGAAAACGCTTAGCTCGAAGCGACGCAGCCTGTGGCTTGCGCGTATCAAGCGTGCCGATCTCAAAGGCGATCTACCAAACATCCGAGTGTGCGGCGCTCACTTCGTAACAG GGAGACCAGCGAAGCTCTGGGAAGAAGCAAGCCCGGACTGGGCACCAACACTTCTGCTAGGCTACAGAGCAAAGCATGAAGGCAGTGCGCGCTACGAACGTGCTGCGAGGCGACGGTTCAAGCTGGCGACTACCGAGGTCGACGCGGAGACCGCAGCTGGAACTTCTGGACTCGCCGCAACGCCACCCGAAAACCTgcgcggcggcgacgacgacgacggcgacgcaCACGCAGACGACAGCCCATCACTGCCGCGAGCTGAATGTGAAGGCCAGGCTGCAGAAAATGAGTCAG GAGTTGCTGTACAGGCGGAGATGACCATGGCAGACATTGCAGCATTGGAGCAACAGTGCAATGAACTAAATGATCATCTCTATGCCCTGCGTGCCCACATTGACCAGCTGGAGTGGACTGAAGCAGCATTCAGGAAGAACAAGGCCAAGGTCCTGTATTACACAGGAATGGCAAACTTCGACATTTTAAATGGCTTATTTAAACTTGTGGAGTGCTATGTCCAACATGGTGTGAACAATAGCCTGTCAAAGTTTCAGGAGTTTGTCCTCTTTCTAATGAAGCTGAAGTTGAATTTGCAGAATGCTGATCTTGGCTTTAGATTTAAAGTTTCAGAGGCAACAGTGTCACGCATTTTTCGTAAGTGGTTGTATGTTGCAGACTGTCGGCTGAAGCCATACATTTCATGGCCAGACCGGGTCACACTGCAGCAGACAATGCCCCAGTCTTTCTTCGATTCTTTTGGAGGTAATGTGGCCACAGTCATTGACTGTTTTGAAATAAAAATAGAACGGCCATCGTCATACGAGGCAAGAAGCGAGACATGGTCGCAATACAAGCAGAGCAACACTGCAAAATTTCTGATCGGCATCGCTCCTCAGGGCGTCGTCACCTTCATTTCAGAGGGTTGGGGGGGCCGCTGCAGTGATAAGCATATCACGGAACATTGTGGAATTTTAGATAACTTGCGCCCTGATGATGTTGTGCTTGCTGATCGAGGATTTAATATCTCCGAGAGTGTTGGGTTCTATTGTGCTCGTTTGCATGTTCCAGCCTACACTAAAGGCAAAAAACAACTGTCGGCAGAAGAAGTCCAGAGTACCAGAAAACTTGCCAACGTTCGCATTCATGTGGAGCGAGTTATTGGCCTCATAAGAAATAAGTTTACCATATTGAAATACACTCTCCCCATTGAGTACGTTACCCGCCGAGAAGGTGATCACGCTCCGCCACTGGACAAAATTGTCACTGTATGCTGCGCTTTATCCAATCTTTGCCCATCAATTGTTGCCGAGCTGAAGGAAGCCAGTGGTGAAGTGGCCTTGCATACCTCACAGCCTTATTAG